A genomic window from Gemmatimonadota bacterium includes:
- a CDS encoding NCS2 family permease, with protein sequence MLERLFRLREHGTTVRAEVQAGFATYLTLAYIVIVNPSILSDAGVPFEGALFATCVASAAATLLMGVVANYPFALAPGMGLNAYFAYSVVQGLGVPWQTALGAVFLSGVLFVLLTVGRVRALVVDAVPRSLKTATAAGIGLFIAFIGLRNAGVIAASPATFVTLGQIAAPATLLSLAGLVLTAGLLARGERAAIVWGILLVAAAAMALRLAPLPHGVVSLPDASATFLALDVRAALALGLLDIVFVFLFVDLFDSVGTFMGLAQQGGYLTPEGRLPRVNRALLADGVGTVAGSLLGTSTITTYIESAAGISQGGRTGLVAVVVALLLLLSAVLAPLAGAIPPMATAPALIVVGALMLRAVQEVPWTDMTEAAPAFLTLIAMPLTFSIANGLALGFITYPLIKLVS encoded by the coding sequence GTGCTGGAGCGGCTTTTCCGCCTGCGCGAGCACGGCACTACCGTGCGCGCGGAGGTGCAGGCCGGGTTCGCCACCTACCTGACGCTCGCCTACATCGTCATTGTCAATCCTTCCATATTGAGTGATGCGGGCGTGCCCTTCGAGGGCGCACTGTTCGCGACCTGCGTGGCGTCCGCCGCGGCTACGCTGCTCATGGGCGTGGTGGCCAACTATCCCTTCGCGCTGGCGCCGGGGATGGGGCTGAACGCCTATTTTGCCTACAGCGTGGTGCAGGGGTTGGGCGTGCCCTGGCAGACGGCGCTGGGCGCGGTCTTCCTCTCCGGTGTGCTGTTCGTGCTGCTCACCGTGGGCCGCGTGCGCGCCCTGGTCGTGGACGCGGTGCCGCGCTCGCTCAAGACCGCGACCGCCGCGGGGATCGGCCTGTTCATTGCCTTCATCGGGCTGCGCAACGCGGGCGTGATCGCGGCCAGTCCCGCCACCTTCGTCACGCTCGGCCAGATCGCCGCGCCTGCCACGCTGCTCTCCCTCGCCGGGCTGGTGTTGACCGCCGGGCTGCTGGCGCGGGGGGAACGGGCCGCCATCGTCTGGGGGATCCTGTTGGTTGCCGCGGCGGCCATGGCGCTGCGGCTGGCGCCCTTGCCGCACGGGGTGGTCTCGCTGCCGGACGCCAGCGCCACCTTCCTGGCGCTGGATGTGCGCGCCGCACTCGCGCTCGGACTGCTGGACATCGTTTTTGTGTTCCTGTTTGTCGACCTGTTCGACAGTGTGGGCACGTTCATGGGGCTGGCGCAGCAGGGCGGGTACCTGACGCCGGAGGGGAGGCTGCCCCGCGTGAACCGCGCGCTGCTCGCCGATGGCGTGGGCACTGTGGCCGGCTCGCTGCTGGGGACCTCCACCATCACGACGTATATCGAGAGCGCGGCCGGCATCTCGCAGGGCGGGCGGACCGGGCTGGTGGCGGTGGTCGTGGCGCTGCTGCTGCTGCTTTCCGCCGTGCTCGCGCCTCTGGCCGGCGCGATTCCGCCCATGGCCACGGCGCCCGCCCTGATCGTGGTGGGCGCGCTCATGCTGCGCGCCGTGCAAGAAGTGCCCTGGACCGACATGACCGAGGCGGCGCCCGCCTTCCTGACACTGATCGCCATGCCGCTCACCTTCTCGATTGCCAACGGGCTCGCGCTGGGCTTCATCACCTACCCGCTGATCAAGCTGGTCTC